The Eubacterium maltosivorans genome includes the window GCCAGGTCGCTTTCGGCACGGGCCTTGCGCGCGCGCTCACGCTGCTCCTGCATGGCTTCTTCAAATTCACTGGCGATCAGGGTCAGGCCGCGTTCCTCTACAATTTCCTTAGTCAGGTCATAGGGGAAGCCGTAGGTGTCGTATAATTTAAAGGCGCCTTGTCCGGGGAATACCTTTTCTTCCTGTGCGATCAGGCTGTCCAGCTCTTTTTCGAGCAGGCTCAGACCCTGGTCGATGGTTTCTTTAAAGCGTTCTTCCTCAATTTTTATGAGCTTCTGAATGTAATCCTGCTTTTCAGCCAGCTCCGGATAAGCGCCAGACGAAACGCGAACCACTTCCTTGGCCACATCATAAAGGAAAAGCTCCTGCATGCCAAGCAGCTTGCCGTGGCGGGCGGCACGTCTCAGGAGACGTCTCAGAACATAGCCACGGCCTTCGTTACCCGGCATAACGCCGTCAGCGATCATAAAGGTAACGCTGCGGACATGGTCGGTAATAACGCGGATGGAAACATCGTCCTGTGTGTTTTCGCCGTATTTTACACCGGCCTTTTTACAGATATAGTTTAAAATATGGCCGATGGTATCAATCTCGAAAATATTGTCAACACCCTGCATAATGGTGGCCAGACGTTCCAGGCCCATGCCGGTATCGATATTTGGGTTGGCCAGCGGGTTGTAGTTGCCTTCCTCGTCCTTGTCAAACTGGGTGAATACCAGGTTCCAGAACTCAACATAACGGTCGCACTCGCAGCCCGGAGCGCAGTCTGGGCTGCCGCAGCCATATTCTTCTCCGCGGTCATAGTAAAGCTCGGAGCAGGGGCCGCATGGTCCCAGTCCATGTTCCCAGAAATTGTCTTCTTTTCCGAGACGGACGATCCGTTCTTCCGGCACGCCGATTTCGTCATGCCAGATATCATGGGCTTCGTCATCGTCTAAATAGATGGAGACATAGATTTTTTCCGGGTCCATTTCCATGACCTCGGTACAGAATTCCCATGCCCATGGAATGGCTTCATTTTTAAAGTAATCTCCAAAGGAAAAGTTGCCGAGCATTTCAAAGAAGGTACCGTGGCGGGCGGTTTTTCCCACATTTTCAATGTCTGGGGTACGGATACACTTCTGGCAGGTGGTTACCCGTTTTCTCGGCGGAATCTCATCGCCTGTAAAATAAGGCTTCATCGGAGCCATCCCGGAGTTGATCAAAAGCAGACTCTTGTCATTGATCGGCACCAGTGGAAAGCTCTTTAATCTTAAATGTCCTTTGCTCTCAAAGAACGCTAAAAACTTTTCACGAATTTCGTTTAAACCTAAAGGTTGCATGTTTTCGTTCTCCCTTTTATGAATTTGTTTTTGTTTATACTTGATGCTTTGAGTAAAAAAATAAAACTCCGCCCCTGCAAACAGGGACGAAGTTGATTTCCGCGGTACCACCCAAATTAGCAAAGCGGCGCTTTGCTCACTCAAACAAATAACGGTCTGTCAGCCGTCGGTTCTTACACTCTCCTGATTTCAGAACCGCTGCTCAAATGGGGCGGCCTTATCACTTCCATGGAAACTCACACCAACCGTTCCCTCTCTGAATGGTCTGTCATAAGGTTGTCATTCTCATTGCATTCATATTTACTTAACATTCAAATTATATGTAATGTTTTCGCTTTTGTCAA containing:
- the alaS gene encoding alanine--tRNA ligase, translating into MQPLGLNEIREKFLAFFESKGHLRLKSFPLVPINDKSLLLINSGMAPMKPYFTGDEIPPRKRVTTCQKCIRTPDIENVGKTARHGTFFEMLGNFSFGDYFKNEAIPWAWEFCTEVMEMDPEKIYVSIYLDDDEAHDIWHDEIGVPEERIVRLGKEDNFWEHGLGPCGPCSELYYDRGEEYGCGSPDCAPGCECDRYVEFWNLVFTQFDKDEEGNYNPLANPNIDTGMGLERLATIMQGVDNIFEIDTIGHILNYICKKAGVKYGENTQDDVSIRVITDHVRSVTFMIADGVMPGNEGRGYVLRRLLRRAARHGKLLGMQELFLYDVAKEVVRVSSGAYPELAEKQDYIQKLIKIEEERFKETIDQGLSLLEKELDSLIAQEEKVFPGQGAFKLYDTYGFPYDLTKEIVEERGLTLIASEFEEAMQEQRERARKARAESDLAVWADDPFNPLGPDALVEFVGYDNLEATGKIIGLIAGEELVSEVHAGEDVLVLLDKTSFYAESGGQVGDKGQIVSGDSVIEVTDCKKGSLSRHIHYGKVVSGTFKMGEEVTTKVNRELRAATQRNHTSTHLLQKALKQVLGDHVEQAGSFVSPERLRFDFNHFQPMTHEEKRQVEEIVNKAILEAMDVAIFETSIDDARSMGAMALFGEKYGEVVRVVKVGDFSIELCGGCHITNSAQVGMFKILSETGVAAGIRRIEAATGMNAVYHVEQMDDTLLETAEALKTNPDHLLEKVTELSEQSKHKEKIINELKHKFAGNMVMDIHQKVTVIDGVQTTIAEVEGVDMEELRNISDMLKDRMGSGIVLLGTKGKEKVNFIATATKDILDKGFHAGKLIKEVAQIAGGGGGGRPDMAQAGGKKPEKLGEALEKAKEIIKNQLD